In one Thermaerobacter sp. PB12/4term genomic region, the following are encoded:
- a CDS encoding metal-sensitive transcriptional regulator codes for MSEPRIAAGAADSRAEKVVAPVLSPTVCETTCERRMTPYADRKKLLDRLRRIEGQVRGLQRMVEEERYCVDVLIQVAAVRAALDAVALQLLEQHTHHCVQDAIRSGNGDEAIDEVLAVVKRLL; via the coding sequence ATGAGTGAGCCGCGGATCGCAGCGGGCGCAGCGGATTCCCGGGCTGAAAAGGTCGTTGCGCCTGTGCTCTCACCCACCGTGTGTGAAACTACCTGCGAGCGGCGCATGACGCCCTACGCCGACCGGAAGAAGCTCCTGGACCGGCTGCGCCGCATCGAGGGCCAGGTCCGGGGACTGCAGCGGATGGTGGAAGAGGAGCGCTACTGCGTGGATGTGCTGATCCAGGTGGCGGCCGTACGCGCCGCCCTGGACGCCGTGGCCCTCCAGCTCCTGGAGCAGCACACCCACCACTGCGTCCAGGACGCCATCCGCAGCGGCAACGGCGATGAGGCCATCGACGAGGTCCTGGCCGTGGTCAAGCGCTTGTTGTAG